The proteins below are encoded in one region of Streptomyces marianii:
- a CDS encoding RNA-binding S4 domain-containing protein has translation MADDAGAPGAAEGTVRVDSWIWSVRLTKTRSQAATACRGGHVRVNGERVKPAHALKAGDEVRLFHAGRERIVVVSRIIRKRVGAPAAAQCYVDNSPPPPPRELTAPTGVRDRGAGRPTKRDRREMERLHGRGHPSR, from the coding sequence ATGGCGGATGACGCGGGGGCCCCGGGGGCCGCGGAAGGGACCGTGCGGGTCGACAGCTGGATCTGGTCCGTGCGGCTGACCAAGACCCGCTCGCAGGCGGCCACCGCCTGCCGTGGAGGCCATGTCCGGGTCAACGGGGAGCGCGTCAAACCCGCGCACGCGCTGAAGGCCGGGGACGAGGTGCGCCTCTTCCACGCGGGCCGGGAGCGGATCGTGGTGGTCTCCCGCATCATCCGCAAGCGCGTCGGGGCGCCCGCCGCGGCGCAGTGCTACGTGGACAACAGCCCGCCGCCCCCGCCGCGCGAACTCACCGCACCGACGGGAGTGCGGGACCGGGGCGCGGGCCGGCCGACGAAGCGCGACCGGCGGGAGATGGAGCGCCTCCACGGCCGCGGCCACCCGTCCCGGTGA